In the genome of Pusillimonas sp. T7-7, the window ACACCCTGGGTGAAATGCACTGGTATTACGCCCTTAGCCAAGTTGCCATCGTGGCAGGCAGCTTTCAACCCCTGGGCGGACAGAACCTGATCGAAGCCTGCGCAATAGGCGTGCCCGTGCTGGTGGGGCCGCATACCCGCAACTTTGAGCAAGCCGTGGTCGATGCCATGGATGAAGGCGCCGCGCTGCGCACGTCCGACCCCGACGCCGCGCTGCATATGGCGCTACAGCTGCTGGAAGACCCTCAGCGCATGGCCCGCATGGGCGAAGCCGGCGCGCATTGGGTGCAAAAACACACGGGCGCCGTGGCCCGCGTGGTGGTGGGCTTGAACGAGATCAAGCCCGCTCAACAACAATAAGTCGGGCATTCAATTCAGCCGCGGCTGGCGGCTTCTATCTTGGCAATATCGATCTTGGTCATCTCCATCATGGCATCAAACGCGCGTTTGGCCGCTGCCCGATCGGGGTCGATAATGGCTTCGGTCAGCGCACGAGGAGTAATTTGCCACGATATGCCCCATTTGTCTTTGCACCAGCCGCAGGCGCTTTCCGTTCCGTCGTGGCTCACAATCGCATTCCACAAACGGTCTGTTTCGGCCTGGTCTTCGGTGGCCACCTGAAATGAAAACGCCTCGTTGTGCTGAAAGGTCGGGCCGCCGTTGAGACCCAGGCAAGGTATGCCCATTACCGTGAATTCGACGGTCAATACATCGCCCTGTTTACCCGAGGGGTAATCGCCCGGGGCGTTATGTACCGCTATCACTGCACTGTTCGGGAATGTTGCGGCATAGAAGGTTGCCGCGTCCAATGCCGTACCGTCGTACCAGAGGCAAACTGTGTTTTTGCTGATCATGGGGGTTCTCCAGGGTAGGGGTGTGCTGCATTTGGAAACTGATTTAAAAAGTGTAGGCAGCTGGTTTTTGTTGGCAAGCGATTTGCGTCGCGGTGGTATGGCTCAGCTGCAAAAACATTGTGTATCAATGGTCACTTATGTTAGGGTTTTGCAAGGGGCAGTCCGTCGGTTGGTCTAGAGTCAATACAACCAGCCATACACGACCAAAGGAGAAGCGTCATGGCTATCGGTGTCTGGATCAGTTTGACCCTGTACTTTTTGTTGATGCTTGCGATCGGGTTTTATGCGATGCGCCAGGCAACTTCGTCGTCGCAGCAGTACTTGCTGGCAGATCGTAATCTGCATCCCGCCGTAGCGGCGTTGTCGGCCGGTGCTTCCGACATGAGCGGCTGGCTGCTTTTGGGTTTGCCGGGGGCGATCTTCATTGCCGGCCTGCAAGAGGCCTGGATAGGCGTCGGCTTATGGGTTGGCGCCTTGATCAACTGGATCATCGTGGCGCCGCGGCTGCGCGAGCAAACCGAACGCTACGACAACGCCTTGACGATTCCGGCGTTCCTGGCCAATCGATTCCCCACCAAAGCCATGGCGCTGCGCATTGTGTCGGCCGTCATTGTGGTGGTTTTCTTTGTGGTCTATACGGCATCCGGCCTGGTTGCGGGCGGCAAACTGTTCCAAATGGCCTTTAGCGGATTGTTTAACGTGGGCGGTTTCAGTGACTATCAAACCGGCGTTTGGCTCACTCTGATCGTCGTGCTGATCTACACGTCAGTGGGTGGTTTCCTGGCAGTCAGCCTGACTGACTTTGTACAGGGCTGCATCATGATGCTGGCGCTGGTCGTCATGCCTCTGGTCATCCTGTACGGGCAAGGCGGCGGCGGTTTGGCCCAGGCGGCGGAAACCTTATCCACCGTTACCGAACCTGCCGGCTATCTTTCCTGGACGCAGGGCGTAACGTTCGTGGCGTGGCTGTCTGCGGTTGCCTGGGGCCTGGGCTATTTTGGTCAGCCGCATATTATTGTGCGTTTCATGGCGGTCCGGTCTGTCAAAGACGTGCCTGCCGCACGTAACGTTTGCATGATCTGGATGTTTATTTCCCTGTTTGGTGCGATTGCCATGGCTATTTTCGGGCGAGCTTATGCCGTTCGCAATGGGCTGAACATCGAAGACCCTGAAACGCTCTTCATCGTTCTGTCCGACCTTCTGTTCCACCCGCTGGTCACGGGCTTTTTGTACGCTGCGCTGTTGGCGGCCGTCATGAGTACGATCTCCAGTCAGCTGCTGGTATCGTCGTCGTCGTTGGTCGAAGACTGCTATCGCCTGTTCATGAACAAGCAAGCCACTGAAAGACAAAGCGTGAATGTGGGGCGCATCAGCGTCGTGGCCGTGGGCATTGTGGCCGCCATTATTGCGCGCAATCCTGATTCCCAGGTGCTGACGCTGGTCAGCAATGCATGGGCGGGCTTTGGCGCTGCTTTCGGTCCTTTGATGATTTTGTCCCTGACTTGGCGTCGCATGTCGGGCACGGGCGCCGTTGCCGGCCTGGTGGCTGGCGCCGTCACAGTCATGGTCTGGATCGCCATGGGCTGGAATGCCAGCTTTCTGGGGGGTGAAGGCGTTTACGAAATCATTCCGGGCTTTCTCGTGTCGTGGATTGCGATTTACGTAGTCAGCCTCATGACCCAAAACCAAAGCGAGTTCCGGGCGATAGACGGCGCCAAAGCATGAGCTTAGGTCCGAGCTTGTGGCTACTATGTAAAGTCGTATAGGCGAGCGGGGTTATTGACAAGAATCCCATCGCGTACTGTTGGGTCTGGCGCCCATCGTGCCAATTGCTGCAACAGACGGCCGGTATTGGGCATGTCCTTGAGGTCGACATGAGGCCAGTCGCTGCCCCATAGCATTCGATCTGCTGCGGTGTCGATTAGGGTTTGGGCAAATATATCTACGTCTGAAAATTGGTCAAAGTCGGTGCTTAGGCGATAGGCGCCCGATAGCTTTACCCAGGTCTGATGATTGCGCACCAAAGACAGTAATGCTTGGAAGCCATCATGGTCCACACCCAGTGACGCGGGCATATGCCCCATGTGGTCGATCACAATCGGGCAGGACAGAGCGGTAAGTCTGGGCAGCAAGGTGGGCAGCTCGCGCGCATCCAGCAGGAGCTGCATGTGCCACCCGAGCTGCGCAATGCGCTTGGCGAGCGTCTCCATTGCATCAAAGCCAACACCGCCGCCGAACAGTACATTTAAACGGACGCCGCGCACACCGGCTTGGTGCAATTTTTCAAGCTCTTGGTCAGAAACGGTTGGTGCGACTACGGCAACACCACGCAAGCGATCTGGATGGCGCTTCAAGATGCTAGTCATGTAACGGTTGTCAGTGCCATATACACTGACTTGCACCAGCACGCCTCTGGTCATTCCGGTTGCGTCTAGCATGTGAAGATAGGCCTCTTCTGGGGCTGGTGCAGGGGTATAAGAGCGTAACGGTGTCAACGGGTATGTGGCGGTATCACTGGCGATGACATGCGCATGTGTATCGCAAGCGTTGGCGGAGACTAGAAAGCCGGGTGGTTCGATGTTGGTCAGAGGAGCCAGGCAAGGCGAGGCCAGTTTTTCCTGCAAGGTGTTTTTATCCGTCATGTCATGCCTCCGCTTGCGATTGTTATGGTTTCGGTTCTGCGACCACGCCCTGCGTCAATAGATCCTCAATCTGGCCGTCAGTGTAGTCATGCTCGCGTAGAATATCTCGTGTATGTTCGCCCAACAGTGGTGCCGGGCGTCGAACGTTGGCTGGCGTTTCAGAAAATCTGATGGGCAGTGCCAGCGCGTGCCCCTTCCCAGCGACGGGGTGTTCGACGTCGACCACCATATGGCGAGCCTGTACCTGAGGGTGGTTAAGGGCTTGCTCAATATTGTTGACTGGGCCGACGGGGATTCCAGCCTTGTCAAATATTTTCAGCCATGTTTCAGTTGTTTGTGCTGAAAGCTCGGTGGAAATCAAGTCAGCCAGTTCGTCTTCATTGTTCTTGCGCTGTGCGTTGGTGTTGAAGCGGGTGTCGCTCTTCCATTCCGGGTGGCCAAGTGTGTCGGCAATGCGTTCCCAGTTGGCCTGATTGGCGCCACCGAGCACCAGCCAGCTGTTTTTGGTTCGAAAGGCCTGGTACGGGGCACTAAGCGGGTGTCCGGAACCAGAGGCGCTTAGCGATTGGCCTGTTTGAAAGTACATGGATGCGAACCAATACATTTGTTGCAACGACGCATCCAGCAGCGAGGTTTCAACAAATTGCCCGCGCCCGCTATTGGCGCGATGTAGAAGTGCAGACAAGATACCCACAACAGCCAGTATTCCAGAGTTGATGTCGGCAACCGAATTGCCCGGCTTGAGCGGATTGCCCCCTTTTTCGCCAGTGACGCTCATGATGCCGCTGAACGCTTGGGCGATCAGATCGAATCCGCCTTTGTCGGCATAAGGGCCTGTGCGCCCGTAGCCGGAGATGGCGCAATAAATCAGGCGTGGGTTGATTTTGGAAATATCTTCCCACCCCAGGCCCAGACGGTCCATGGCGCCCTTGCGATAGTTTTCAAGAAATACATCACTGCGCTCCGCCATGCGTTTGATGATCTCTTGACCCGCCGGAGTTTTCAAATTGATGGCCAGCCCACGCTTATTACGATTGAGCATGACGAATGGAGCAGGCAGCGCATTAGTTGAGTTGCCGGTATAAACGCGTGAGTCGTCACCGTGGGGAAACTTTTCCACCTTGATGACATCGGCGCCCAAGTCGGCAAGCATTAAGCCGCAGGTGGGGCCGGCCATGATCTGGGCGAGCTCCAGTACGCGTACTCCAGAAAGGGGAAGGGGACTAGACATGATGCTTATTCCAAGGAGATGTGTGTTTACTTTAAAAAGCTGTTTGCGATATACGCTGATTCACTCAACGGCCTTTGAATCGAGCAGGTCGTTTTTCGTGCCAAGCGGTAACGCCTTCCTGAATGTCTTGCGATCGCAAGCAGGCGGTTTCGTTGCCGCTGAACAAGTCGACATCCAGGGCGTCCTGTGCCAACTGATTAAGTGCTTGCTTCATACCGTGTATGGCAAGTGGCGCCATGTTTGCGGCAACTTGCGCTGATTTTTGCGCTTCATCTTCCAGCGATTCGGCGGGAACAATGCGGTCAAGAAATCCGGTTTGCAGCATTTGCTCTGCGTCCATGTTTTCAGCAAATAAAAATAGACGTTTCGCCGTGTTGAAACCAAGGCGGCTGACATAGCGCTTCATGCCGCTTAAGTAGTAGTGCAAGCCTAGTTTTGCGGCCGGCATGAACATCTTTGTATGGGGCACGCCCAGTCTAAGATCACAGGCGAGTGCCAGATCGGTGGCGCCGCCGTATATGCCGCCGTTCAAGGCGCAGATGACAGGCTGGGGAATGGCTTCAAACGCATCGACCATGGGTCCGAAAGGGTTGGCTGCCGTCGAGGCTGTCGGGTCTTCTTCCACGGTGGACAAAATAGATGTCAGGTCGTAGCCCGAGCTGAAGTGTTTTCCGGTGCCGGTAAGGATCACGGCGCGTATATCTGGATTGGCAGCTATGCTTTTGGCGTGCTGCAGCAAAACGTCTAGGTCGCCATGCTCAATACGATTGGCACAACTGGGGCGATTCAAGCGGATGGTGGCGATTGCGCCTGCAATGCTAAGCAAGGGCGCACTGTCGGGAATAGGAGTCATGCTATCGGTAGGTTAGAAAACAGGTTGATTTGATTTGTATGCAACCATAGCACTTCTGGTATACCACGTAAACATTAAAAAATACTAGGCTAACTACCAATACATAAACTTTGTATCTGCGAGTATATTTTTCTCTATCATTTTCACGAGACAGGTTTCGCTATATGCCTTTCGCAGCTGTTAACGGTGTTGAGCTTTACTATGAAGAGGCCGGCGCCGGTGAACCGATTCTGTTCATTCACGAACTGGCGGGCGATTTTCGCAGTTGGGAACCGCAGTTGCGGGCTTTTTCACGCCACTACCGATGTATCACATACAGCGCCCGGGGCTATCTTCCTTCATCGGTGCCGGCTGATCCAGCCGTTTACTCGCAGCAGCAGGCGGCTGCTGATGCTTTGGGTTTGCTGGACCATCTTGGTGTAGATCGGGCACATATTGTTGGGTTGTCTATGGGCGGCTTTGCAAGCTTGCAGTTTGGTATTGACTTCCCCGACCGCGTTTTATCTTTGACTGTTGCCAGCTGTGGCAGCGGGGCCGAGCCTGCCGTCTACAAGGAAAAGCAAGCGGGGTTTCTACGCCTGGCGCAACAGATTCGCGAGCAAGGCATGGACGCTTTTACCGAGATATGTAACGGCGATAGCACTCGAAACAGTTTTTTGCGTAAAGACCCGCGTGGCTGGTCGGAATTCATCACACAGTTGGCGTCGCATTCAGCGCAAGGAACGGCGCTGACCTTGCAATGCGTTCAAGGAGGGCGGCCTTCGCTGTGGGCTTATGAAGACAAGCTGGCTGCCATCGCCGCCCCGACGCTGATTGTGGCCGGCGACAGGGATACCCCTGTGTTGCAACCCAGTTTGTTCCTGGCGCAAATCATTCCGCAAGCCAGTTTGGCCGTTATGCCTGATTCGGGGCATGTACTGAATTTAGAAGAGCCCGATCTATTCAATCAATTATTACGACGTTTTTTATCAGGTATGCGCTGATACCACGGTGCCTGAATAACATTGGCTAAAGCGACAACACGCTTGGCTTATATATCTTTATAAAGGGGAGACTCCTGATGAAAATGACCAAGAAGCTGGTAGCCGGCTGCCTGTTTGCCTCAATCTCGGTACTTGCCGCGGTACCGTTCACCGCGTCGGCGGCCACTAAACTGAAGCTGGGTTGGACGACCACCGATAGTCCTAACGATCCGTACGCTGCCGGGGCGCATGCCTTTGGCGATGCCATCGCGAAAGCATCCAACGGCGAGATCACCGTGCAGTATTATCCCAACCGTCAATTGGGTGATGAAAAGCAAATGCTGGAAGGCTTGCGTTTTGGCACGATTGACGCTGCGGTAATCACCAATGCGGTGGTGGCTCAAATGGAACCGGCGTTTCAGTTGAATGACCTGCCGTTCATGTTTGCCGACGAAGAGCACGCATACCAATTGCTGGATGGTGAGGTGGGGCAAGAACTAGCCGCGAAACTCGATGCCAAGGGCGTCAAAGTGCTGGGCTATATGGAAGGCGGATTCCGGCACATGCTTAATAACGCACGACCGGTCAACAGTCCCGCCGATGTGGAAGGCGTGAAATACCGGGTCATGCAGAACCCCGTGTTCATTGATATGTTCAATGCACTGGGCGGCTCGG includes:
- a CDS encoding enoyl-CoA hydratase/isomerase family protein → MTPIPDSAPLLSIAGAIATIRLNRPSCANRIEHGDLDVLLQHAKSIAANPDIRAVILTGTGKHFSSGYDLTSILSTVEEDPTASTAANPFGPMVDAFEAIPQPVICALNGGIYGGATDLALACDLRLGVPHTKMFMPAAKLGLHYYLSGMKRYVSRLGFNTAKRLFLFAENMDAEQMLQTGFLDRIVPAESLEDEAQKSAQVAANMAPLAIHGMKQALNQLAQDALDVDLFSGNETACLRSQDIQEGVTAWHEKRPARFKGR
- a CDS encoding TRAP transporter substrate-binding protein, giving the protein MKMTKKLVAGCLFASISVLAAVPFTASAATKLKLGWTTTDSPNDPYAAGAHAFGDAIAKASNGEITVQYYPNRQLGDEKQMLEGLRFGTIDAAVITNAVVAQMEPAFQLNDLPFMFADEEHAYQLLDGEVGQELAAKLDAKGVKVLGYMEGGFRHMLNNARPVNSPADVEGVKYRVMQNPVFIDMFNALGGSAVPMAWGETFTAVQQGTIDGLEIPLAVIVGNKYYEITKYLSLTGHTYSANLLLMSKRAFNKLTPEQQAQVTEAAKIATAAQRKANVEAVQMLITEAKDNGMQVNRLESTQAFRKAVEPIYAKYREQIGADLMDMALKTAK
- a CDS encoding alpha/beta fold hydrolase; the encoded protein is MPFAAVNGVELYYEEAGAGEPILFIHELAGDFRSWEPQLRAFSRHYRCITYSARGYLPSSVPADPAVYSQQQAAADALGLLDHLGVDRAHIVGLSMGGFASLQFGIDFPDRVLSLTVASCGSGAEPAVYKEKQAGFLRLAQQIREQGMDAFTEICNGDSTRNSFLRKDPRGWSEFITQLASHSAQGTALTLQCVQGGRPSLWAYEDKLAAIAAPTLIVAGDRDTPVLQPSLFLAQIIPQASLAVMPDSGHVLNLEEPDLFNQLLRRFLSGMR
- a CDS encoding VOC family protein, which translates into the protein MISKNTVCLWYDGTALDAATFYAATFPNSAVIAVHNAPGDYPSGKQGDVLTVEFTVMGIPCLGLNGGPTFQHNEAFSFQVATEDQAETDRLWNAIVSHDGTESACGWCKDKWGISWQITPRALTEAIIDPDRAAAKRAFDAMMEMTKIDIAKIEAASRG
- the putP gene encoding sodium/proline symporter PutP — its product is MAIGVWISLTLYFLLMLAIGFYAMRQATSSSQQYLLADRNLHPAVAALSAGASDMSGWLLLGLPGAIFIAGLQEAWIGVGLWVGALINWIIVAPRLREQTERYDNALTIPAFLANRFPTKAMALRIVSAVIVVVFFVVYTASGLVAGGKLFQMAFSGLFNVGGFSDYQTGVWLTLIVVLIYTSVGGFLAVSLTDFVQGCIMMLALVVMPLVILYGQGGGGLAQAAETLSTVTEPAGYLSWTQGVTFVAWLSAVAWGLGYFGQPHIIVRFMAVRSVKDVPAARNVCMIWMFISLFGAIAMAIFGRAYAVRNGLNIEDPETLFIVLSDLLFHPLVTGFLYAALLAAVMSTISSQLLVSSSSLVEDCYRLFMNKQATERQSVNVGRISVVAVGIVAAIIARNPDSQVLTLVSNAWAGFGAAFGPLMILSLTWRRMSGTGAVAGLVAGAVTVMVWIAMGWNASFLGGEGVYEIIPGFLVSWIAIYVVSLMTQNQSEFRAIDGAKA
- a CDS encoding amidohydrolase — protein: MTDKNTLQEKLASPCLAPLTNIEPPGFLVSANACDTHAHVIASDTATYPLTPLRSYTPAPAPEEAYLHMLDATGMTRGVLVQVSVYGTDNRYMTSILKRHPDRLRGVAVVAPTVSDQELEKLHQAGVRGVRLNVLFGGGVGFDAMETLAKRIAQLGWHMQLLLDARELPTLLPRLTALSCPIVIDHMGHMPASLGVDHDGFQALLSLVRNHQTWVKLSGAYRLSTDFDQFSDVDIFAQTLIDTAADRMLWGSDWPHVDLKDMPNTGRLLQQLARWAPDPTVRDGILVNNPARLYDFT
- a CDS encoding CaiB/BaiF CoA-transferase family protein — its product is MSSPLPLSGVRVLELAQIMAGPTCGLMLADLGADVIKVEKFPHGDDSRVYTGNSTNALPAPFVMLNRNKRGLAINLKTPAGQEIIKRMAERSDVFLENYRKGAMDRLGLGWEDISKINPRLIYCAISGYGRTGPYADKGGFDLIAQAFSGIMSVTGEKGGNPLKPGNSVADINSGILAVVGILSALLHRANSGRGQFVETSLLDASLQQMYWFASMYFQTGQSLSASGSGHPLSAPYQAFRTKNSWLVLGGANQANWERIADTLGHPEWKSDTRFNTNAQRKNNEDELADLISTELSAQTTETWLKIFDKAGIPVGPVNNIEQALNHPQVQARHMVVDVEHPVAGKGHALALPIRFSETPANVRRPAPLLGEHTRDILREHDYTDGQIEDLLTQGVVAEPKP